The proteins below are encoded in one region of Rhizobium gallicum bv. gallicum R602sp:
- a CDS encoding helix-turn-helix transcriptional regulator, translated as MTASTGCDPSIALFARRWRKADLMLGYRFGKEVMMWRVESVPSKIDHFSLKGTCSEELAEALSRLSPQSPTHVQGDKTIAYDIHAITNGPIAVIAAHYEGDLTVQHQGPAEANIIMLPLHGRSVVTVDGRQIPSEGKRGVFVNSMSASTTQFIGPRKHLGLRISHDELTRRLARRLNTPIRGSLDFSPEIDLSVGFGSLLVQLVPVLYAGLRDGTLLQSPIALNHLTETTMELLIEAAQHRYSPELCRVVEPPLPKAVKRAVDYMRANIARPLSLEEIATACGVSRRTLQSGFRNFRNTTPLAFLQHLRLESVHQELMTGEPGLSVKQVALKWGFIHRGRFSADYRKRYGVYPSETLRISEADCAD; from the coding sequence GTGACGGCGAGCACCGGCTGCGACCCCTCAATTGCCCTGTTCGCTCGTCGATGGCGAAAGGCCGACCTCATGCTTGGATACCGTTTCGGGAAGGAAGTGATGATGTGGAGAGTTGAGAGTGTCCCCTCTAAGATTGATCATTTCTCGCTCAAAGGCACTTGCAGCGAGGAACTCGCGGAAGCCCTTTCAAGGCTTTCCCCGCAATCTCCAACACATGTACAGGGCGACAAGACGATCGCCTACGATATCCATGCGATTACCAATGGCCCGATTGCAGTTATTGCCGCGCACTACGAGGGCGACCTAACGGTCCAGCACCAGGGACCGGCGGAGGCAAACATAATCATGCTTCCACTACATGGGCGATCCGTCGTTACCGTGGACGGCAGACAAATCCCGTCAGAGGGAAAGCGCGGCGTTTTCGTGAACAGTATGTCGGCGAGTACAACCCAATTCATTGGGCCCAGGAAACATTTGGGTCTTAGGATCTCCCATGATGAACTGACGCGCCGTTTAGCACGTCGGCTCAATACGCCAATAAGAGGCAGCCTCGATTTTTCGCCAGAAATCGACCTGTCGGTCGGGTTCGGCTCCCTTTTGGTGCAACTGGTACCAGTGCTGTATGCTGGATTGCGAGACGGAACCCTCCTTCAATCGCCGATAGCACTTAATCACCTCACCGAAACGACGATGGAGCTGTTGATCGAAGCTGCGCAGCATCGCTACTCACCTGAGTTATGCCGCGTTGTTGAACCACCCTTACCCAAGGCCGTTAAGCGGGCGGTCGACTATATGCGTGCCAATATTGCTCGGCCGCTATCTCTTGAGGAAATCGCAACGGCTTGTGGCGTAAGCCGACGCACTCTTCAGAGCGGTTTTCGCAACTTTCGAAATACGACCCCTCTGGCATTTCTGCAGCACCTACGGTTGGAATCAGTGCATCAGGAACTGATGACAGGCGAGCCTGGCCTCTCGGTCAAGCAGGTCGCTCTGAAATGGGGCTTCATTCATAGAGGCAGATTTTCTGCTGACTATCGCAAGCGCTATGGAGTATATCCCTCTGAAACATTGCGTATATCCGAGGCGGATTGCGCCGACTGA
- a CDS encoding NADPH-dependent FMN reductase — MKIVAITGNVSRPSKTRALGEYALSSVPPGHTRYLFDLVDVLPVLGTTLWRSEAPVGLANVLDAIQSSDVLIVGTPVFKSSMTGLLKHLFDLFEMTALQGKPVLIFATGKAEAHGEHVEAHLRSLMGFFKAEVRGDFIYAMDGDFPDSAPSAELRERVDRQLARTLGHV; from the coding sequence ATGAAGATTGTCGCGATAACCGGCAATGTCTCGCGCCCCTCGAAGACGCGGGCGCTCGGGGAATACGCACTCTCGAGCGTCCCGCCCGGTCACACACGGTATCTGTTTGACCTGGTCGATGTTCTCCCGGTGTTGGGAACCACCCTGTGGCGTTCGGAGGCTCCTGTTGGACTCGCGAACGTTCTTGACGCAATCCAGTCTTCAGACGTCCTCATCGTGGGTACGCCGGTCTTCAAGTCCTCGATGACCGGCCTTCTCAAGCATCTTTTCGACCTCTTCGAAATGACAGCCCTGCAGGGGAAACCCGTTTTGATATTCGCAACGGGTAAGGCCGAGGCCCATGGCGAGCATGTCGAGGCTCACCTGCGCTCATTGATGGGCTTCTTCAAAGCCGAGGTTCGCGGTGACTTCATCTACGCGATGGACGGCGACTTCCCCGATTCGGCACCGTCTGCGGAACTTCGGGAGCGGGTCGACCGCCAACTCGCACGCACTCTGGGCCATGTTTAG
- a CDS encoding methyl-accepting chemotaxis protein, whose protein sequence is MSRLPLSILLIILAIIPLAAFVLIGVSTSLGYYHDYSMFRSAQTTHQLGREGGFLAQAIAAEAFAGADVRRAKRAASDRAFTAVFSAYDSWKKAFDDPAIERAVQIIREKRENIDSFRRRVDDGTAGEAEGAVALRPAAVAGLELVRRTGATVNDLDLSRQITGFHALMQITEASLLEIRPGRAYIKNSAMSVDLFSSLLQSKNLKQLYVPAMHEFLPADLVKSYDDFEASAAGKFIAGVRDQMYANQPGVSFPSETLDRWNEITQQRAAFLTELIMRTGDKLDEMAFQRYADLRNAFIAYSGATLLIMSTVLILCISVFRRISSSIRTLTSRMKALAEGDMSAPVPLTIRRDEIGDMARCLEFFRGAAIQKNQMETSAEAERIRSEKEKLDIQIRAEKEAEERLVRATTALATGLKRMADGDLIYEIEEPLAPQFERLRGDFNASIRQLRHALVTVGHSVETVTNGSSGVSAASENLSRRTEQQAASLEETAAALEEITVNVASTTKRTAEARGAVQQMRDHAEMSGRVVRNAIGAMHRIENSSKQISQIISVIDAIAFQTNLLALNAGVEAARAGDAGKGFAVVAQEVRELAQRSATAAKEIKELIDNAALAVDEGVRLVSETGSGLRTIEELVQDVNLHMDAIATASQEQSSGLREINGAVNHMDHATQENASMVAEMNSAGSHLAQESQSLAALLRHFHFKDESGDFKPQKVTGELGKSFPAGQTMVDRGNYPMRRGNLALAPSNDDWHAI, encoded by the coding sequence ATGTCGAGACTGCCGCTATCTATACTTTTAATTATTTTGGCAATTATCCCGTTGGCGGCGTTCGTACTCATCGGAGTATCAACATCACTGGGATATTACCACGATTACTCTATGTTCCGAAGCGCACAGACAACGCATCAACTTGGGCGGGAAGGCGGATTCCTCGCCCAGGCTATAGCGGCGGAAGCGTTTGCAGGCGCCGACGTCCGTCGGGCAAAGCGAGCCGCATCGGACAGGGCTTTTACAGCGGTCTTTTCCGCGTACGACTCTTGGAAAAAGGCATTTGACGATCCGGCCATAGAACGGGCAGTGCAGATCATTCGTGAAAAGCGGGAGAATATCGATAGCTTCCGCCGGCGCGTCGATGACGGAACGGCTGGCGAGGCGGAGGGGGCCGTTGCCTTGCGCCCAGCTGCCGTTGCTGGTTTGGAGCTCGTCCGTCGCACTGGGGCGACTGTCAACGATTTGGATTTGTCACGCCAAATTACGGGTTTTCACGCGCTGATGCAGATCACGGAAGCTAGTTTGCTGGAGATCAGGCCCGGCCGAGCCTACATCAAAAATTCAGCGATGTCCGTCGATTTATTTTCGTCCCTCTTACAGTCAAAAAATCTAAAGCAGCTTTACGTGCCTGCGATGCACGAATTTCTCCCTGCCGATCTCGTCAAATCTTATGACGACTTCGAGGCCAGCGCCGCAGGCAAGTTCATCGCGGGCGTTCGCGATCAGATGTATGCGAACCAGCCGGGCGTTTCCTTCCCCTCTGAGACGTTGGATCGATGGAATGAAATCACCCAACAGCGGGCTGCTTTTTTGACCGAGCTCATAATGCGCACCGGCGACAAACTGGACGAGATGGCATTTCAGCGGTACGCCGATCTTCGCAATGCCTTTATCGCTTACTCCGGCGCTACGCTTCTGATCATGTCTACGGTACTCATTCTGTGCATTTCGGTCTTTCGGAGAATTTCAAGCTCCATTCGGACTCTGACCAGCCGAATGAAGGCACTAGCAGAAGGCGATATGTCGGCGCCGGTGCCCTTGACGATTCGACGCGACGAGATCGGGGACATGGCGCGTTGCCTTGAGTTTTTCCGCGGCGCGGCCATACAAAAAAATCAAATGGAGACATCCGCGGAAGCTGAGCGCATTCGTTCTGAGAAAGAGAAGCTGGATATTCAGATAAGGGCTGAAAAAGAAGCAGAAGAGCGCCTCGTTCGAGCGACGACGGCATTGGCAACCGGGTTGAAGCGGATGGCGGATGGAGACTTGATTTATGAGATTGAGGAGCCCTTAGCGCCACAGTTTGAAAGGTTGCGCGGGGATTTCAACGCTTCCATTCGTCAGCTCCGGCACGCGCTTGTTACCGTCGGCCATTCAGTCGAAACGGTCACGAATGGCAGCTCGGGCGTCTCGGCCGCATCTGAAAATCTTTCAAGACGCACCGAGCAGCAGGCGGCTTCGCTCGAGGAAACTGCAGCCGCGTTGGAGGAAATAACCGTCAACGTCGCATCGACCACAAAGAGGACGGCCGAGGCGCGCGGAGCCGTCCAACAGATGCGAGATCATGCGGAAATGTCCGGTCGGGTTGTACGCAATGCTATCGGAGCCATGCATCGCATCGAAAACTCCTCCAAACAGATTTCGCAGATCATCAGCGTCATCGACGCGATCGCCTTTCAAACGAACCTCCTGGCGCTGAACGCCGGTGTCGAAGCAGCGCGTGCTGGCGACGCGGGAAAAGGCTTTGCGGTTGTTGCCCAGGAGGTCAGGGAGCTTGCGCAGCGCTCAGCGACAGCGGCGAAAGAAATCAAGGAACTGATCGACAATGCAGCTCTGGCCGTCGACGAGGGCGTAAGGCTCGTGAGCGAAACCGGATCGGGCCTGAGAACGATTGAAGAGCTTGTGCAGGATGTAAATCTTCATATGGACGCAATCGCAACGGCCTCCCAAGAACAATCGTCGGGCCTGCGCGAGATCAACGGCGCGGTTAATCATATGGACCATGCCACTCAAGAAAATGCGAGCATGGTCGCGGAGATGAATTCTGCAGGATCACACCTCGCCCAAGAGAGCCAAAGCCTAGCTGCGCTTTTGAGACATTTCCACTTCAAAGACGAGAGCGGGGATTTCAAGCCACAGAAGGTCACAGGCGAACTTGGTAAGAGTTTCCCGGCCGGTCAGACAATGGTTGACCGCGGAAACTATCCGATGCGCCGCGGTAACCTGGCGCTCGCACCTTCGAACGATGATTGGCACGCGATCTAA
- the ribB gene encoding 3,4-dihydroxy-2-butanone-4-phosphate synthase, whose amino-acid sequence MKFASIESAVKAIAAGEMIIVVDDEDRENEGDILVAADKVRNDHVAFMMRYARGLICVPMTGDRLDELDIPLMVERNSDSMQTAFTVSVDLIDGVSTGISAEDRAKTIRALADASTTPEDLSRPGHIFPLRANPSGVLGRPGHTEAAVDFARLAGLEPAGVICEIANDDGTMARLPELSEFAARHNLLMVTIEALIDYCREIDERGPRVEDAAAAAALSNVSYLASRRSTCPQRESGTTTFAVSDTAQEKRVSQVPTGGTDLGFAVR is encoded by the coding sequence ATGAAGTTTGCTTCCATCGAGAGCGCGGTTAAAGCAATCGCCGCCGGAGAGATGATCATCGTCGTGGACGACGAAGACCGGGAAAACGAAGGCGACATCCTCGTTGCCGCGGACAAGGTGAGAAACGATCATGTTGCCTTCATGATGCGTTATGCGCGCGGCCTGATCTGCGTTCCGATGACCGGGGACCGGTTGGACGAACTGGATATCCCGCTCATGGTGGAGCGCAACTCGGATTCTATGCAGACAGCGTTCACGGTGTCAGTCGACCTGATAGACGGCGTATCGACCGGGATTTCCGCAGAAGACCGCGCCAAGACCATCAGGGCGCTCGCCGACGCATCAACGACGCCGGAGGACCTGTCCCGGCCAGGCCACATATTCCCCCTGCGGGCAAACCCGTCGGGTGTTCTCGGACGCCCCGGCCATACGGAAGCCGCGGTGGATTTCGCGCGGCTGGCCGGGCTCGAGCCAGCGGGTGTCATCTGCGAAATCGCCAACGACGACGGCACTATGGCGCGTCTTCCCGAACTCAGCGAATTCGCCGCGCGCCACAACCTTCTCATGGTGACCATCGAAGCCCTGATCGATTATTGCCGCGAGATCGATGAACGCGGCCCTCGTGTAGAGGATGCAGCCGCGGCGGCGGCGTTGTCGAATGTTTCGTATCTGGCAAGCAGACGTTCTACATGCCCCCAGCGGGAGAGCGGAACTACTACGTTCGCAGTCTCCGATACAGCACAAGAAAAGCGCGTTTCGCAGGTGCCAACGGGGGGAACGGACCTTGGGTTCGCTGTGCGATGA